The Pseudochaenichthys georgianus unplaced genomic scaffold, fPseGeo1.2 scaffold_2065_arrow_ctg1, whole genome shotgun sequence DNA window CACGTAGAGTTCTGAGCTAAGGCGTGAGCATCGTCTCGCTCGGGCTCATTGAGACGCTTCTCGTGAGACGTGTGTTTGTTTCGGTGAAGATGGTTCGTATCGTCAGTGAGCGCAGACTCTCCCGTTACGCGGGAATGACTCGTaggttttaaatgttgagaagccctgagacacggCTTCGTGCGGGGGCTGCGGCTGAACAGGGTGAGGGGAGTCGTGCGGGGGCTGCGGCTGAACAGGGTGAGGGGAGTCGTGCGGGGGCTGCGGCTGAACAGGGTGAGGGGAGTCGTGCGGGGGCTGCGGCTGAACAGGGTGAGGGGAGTCGTGCGGGGGGCTGCGGCTGAACAGGGTGAGGGGAGTCGTGCGGGGGCTGCGGCTGAACAGGGTGAGGGGAGTCGTGCGGGGGCTGCGGCTGAACAGGGTGAGGGGAGTCGTGCGGGGGCTGCGGCTGAACAGGGTGAGGGGAGTCGTGCGGGGGCTGCGGCTGAACAGGGTGAGGGGAGTCGGGTGGGGGCTGCGGCTGAACAGGGTGAGGGGAGTCGTGCGGGGGCTGCGGCTGAACAGGGTGAGGGGAGTCGTGCGGGGGCTGCGGCTGAACAGGGTGAGGGGAGTCGTGCGGGGGCTGCGGCTGAACAGGGTGAGGGGAGTCGGgtgggggcctcaccttgcggggGTCGCCCGTGTCGATGGTCCAGGAGCAGTTGCTGCCCGGGGGGTAGAAGTCGGGGTAGTTGGGGGAGCTGAAGGAGCCGTAGAAGTTCCTGAGTCTCTCTCCACAGGACGGGACCTCACAGTCTATCTCGTCCCCCaggtcctacacacacacacacacacacacacacacacacacacacacacacacacacacacacacacacacacacacacacacacacacacacacacacacacacacacacacacacacacacacacacacacacacacacacacacacacacacacacacacacacacacacacacacacacacacacacacacacacacacacacacacacacacacacgtcagtgTCTACTGTCATAGTGTCTACAGGTGTGTCATAGTgtctacaggtgtgtgtgtcataGTGTCTACAGGTGTGTCATAGTgtctacaggtgtgtgtgtcataGTGTCTACAGGTGTGTGTGGCATAGTGTCTACAGGTGTGTCATAGTgtctacaggtgtgtgtgtggcatagtgtctacaggtgtgtgtgtcatagtgtctacaggtgtgtgtgtcataGTGTCTACAGGTGTGTCATAGTgtctacaggtgtgtgtgtcataGTGTCTACAGGTGTGTCATAGTGTCTACAGGTGTGTCATAGTgtctacaggtgtgtgtgtcataGTGTCTACAGGTGTGTCATAGTgtctacaggtgtgtgtgtcataGTGTCTACAGGTGTGTCATAGTgtctacaggtgtgtgtgtcataGTGTCTACAGGTGTGTCATAGTgtctacaggtgtgtgtgtcataGTGTCTACAGGTGTGTCATAGTGTCTACAGGTGTGTGTGGCATAGTGTCTACAGGTGTGTGTGGCATAGTGTCTACAGGTGTGTCATAGTGTCTACAGGTGTGTCATAGTGTCTACAGGTGTGTCATAGTgtctacaggtgtgtgtgtcatagtgtctacaggtgtgtgtgtcataGTGTCTACAGGTGTGTCATAGTgtctacaggtgtgtgtgtcataGTGTCTACAGGTGTGTCATAGTgtctacaggtgtgtgtgtcataGTGTCTACAGGTGTGTCATAGTgtctacaggtgtgtgtgtcataGTGTCTACAGGTGTGTCATAGTGTCTACAGGTGTGTGTGGCATAGTGTCTACAGGTGTGTCATAGTGTCTACAGGTGTGTCATAGTGTCTACAGGTGTGTCATAGTgtctacaggtgtgtgtgtcatagtgtctacaggtgtgtgtgtcataGTGTCTACAGGTGTGTCATAGTgtctacaggtgtgtgtgtcataGTGTCTACAGGTGTGTCATAGTgtctacaggtgtgtgtgtcataGTGTCTACAGGTGTGTCATAGTGTCAACAGGTGTGTCATAGTgtctacaggtgtgtgtgtcataGTGTCTACAGGTGTGTCATAGTGTCTACAGGTGTGTCATAGTGTCTACAGGTGTGTCATAGTgtctacaggtgtgtgtgtcatagtgtctacaggtgtgtgtgtcataGTGTCTACAGGTGTGTCATAGTGTCTACAGGTGTGTCATAGTGTCTACAGGTGTGTGTGGCATAGTGTCTACAGGTGGGGTTACCTGGCAGTCGATGGTCCCGTCGCAGCGCAGGCTGTGGGGCAGGCAGGTGTAGATGCGGGTGTACCTGGACAGGCAGGGGAACTGGTGCAGGCCACAGGGGGTGAAGGAGAGGGGGGAGTCGAGGCACAGCTCCTCGTCGGAGTTGTCTCCACATTCATCCATCGAGTTACAGCGCCACCAGTCAGGGACGCACTTCCCATTAGAACAGTGGAACTGGTCCACATCACATCCTGGTGCCGAGACGGAACCTGAGGGGAATTCAACATCTATGACCTGATCTCATATAATCCTGATCTCATATAATCCAGATCTATAATCCAGATCTCATATAATCCAGATCTATAATCCTGATCTATAATCCAGATCTATAATCCAGATCTCATATAAACCAGATCTATAATCCTGATCTCATATAATCCAGATCTATAATCCTGATCTCATATAATCCAGATCTCATATAATCCAGATCTATAATCCTGATCTCATATAAACCAGATCTATAATCCAGATCTATAATCCTGATCTCATATAATCCAGATCTCATATAATCCAGATCTATAATCCAGATCTCATATAATCCAGATCTCATATAATCCAGATCTATAATCCAGATCTCATATAATCCAGATCTCATATAAACCAGATCTCATATAATCCAGATCTCATATAATCCAGATCTCATATAAACCAGATCTCATATAAACCAGATCTATAAACCAGATCTATAATCCTGATCTCATATAATCCAGATCTATAATCCAGATCTCATATAAACCAGATCTATAATCCTGATCTCATATAATCCAGATCTATAATCCTGATCTCATATAATCCAGATCTCATATAATCCAGATCTCTTATAATCCAGATCTCATATAATCCAGATCTATAATCCTGATTTCATATAATCCAGATCTCATATAAACCAGATCTATAATCCTGATCTCATATAATCCAGATCTATAATCCTGATTTCATATAATCCAGATCTCATATAATCCAGATCTTTTATAATCCAGATCTCTTATAATCCAGATCTCATATAATCCAGATCTCATATAATCCAGATCTCTTATAATCCAGATCTCATATAATCCAGATCTCTTATAATCCAGATCTTTTATAATCCAGATCTCATATAAACCAGATCTCTTATAATCCAGATCTCATATAATCCAGATCTCTTATAATCCAGATCTCATATAATCCAGATCTCATATAAACCAGATCTCTTATAATCCAGATCTCATATAATCCAGATCTCTTATAATCCAGATCTCATATAATCCAGATCTCTTATAATCCAGATCTCATATAATCCAGATCTCTTATAATCCAGATCTCTTATAATCCAGATCCCCTCACCAGTGACGTAGCTCAGTCTGAAGCCCTTCCCAGTGTCAGAGTCTCTGTTGGAGATGAAGTGGATCCAGACCTGGTCCTGGGTAGAGATGAAGGGGGGCGGCAGAGAGGAGCCACAGACCTTCAGACCCTCCAGAGACCTGAAGCTTCCCACCGACAGCCAATCAGACGAGCAGCGGTGGGAGGACTGCAGCTCAAAGTCCTGGAAGCtacagaagaagaggaggatgtTAGGAGGctaccacagaagaagaagaggttAGGAGGATTGCATGGTTGCGGCCcaatagtccaaaaatcagctcctctcGTCTCCTCCCCTCCTCTGAGTGGAAGGTCACGGGTTAaggaatagtggataggagaatccaaaaggacttaggagaagagactgcggtgctttagagaatcgactgcacttcactatccgacgtgtttctgatgcgccagcggacgtcctgaatgtgcgtctgctgctgtggggtaacCATGGAAACTACAGCTTTCTATCCAGCGGACTACAAACATGGAtgctcaataagaacgagggactcctccagagactctgctccgtgctctgatgctgctgctttgctttatgaacgaggacaaagagaaacagattcttcaggaccaaagctggaactgaaataaaaaggaaagtgaaacttctgctcgtccccctctccctccggtccacgttAACACCAATGATCCAACACGTATGATTGATGGAAAGATAAATcagtacagatgtatttattatagacGTTAGTCCTGAACATCTGTCTCTGAGTGTATCACCACTCAGACATCTCTAGAagctgaacaaaccccacacagctcagtgaagactgagagactttatttgatcatttcagtgaaaactaacgttcacatttctctctttgttataatactgatgaacgttcagaacaaagcactttgcaaCTCACCACCTACGCTTTAAAAAGCTTAacaagcaccgtaactttcatgatatcatttctcctcataatcggttgtttccgtgaacggccgactgctgagtgacggcaaatgctgcggctgcaatgcattgtggggcagcatgttctcctctcctctcggtgagggaggtcctgtggttcctaagctaaaggaagcttgaaacctcctttcctatcatctagatcAACCTTTTTGaactgagagctacttttaaagtggCCAGTCTGCTGAGATCTGCCGGTCCACGTAGAGGCGTTACGGACAGCCTGCTGCCCGgtgaatacacacttctaccTGAATAGAACGGACTCTGTACGaagaatacttcataaaatactgcaggtcctttatctcacctctttctagtctacacacatacaagtatttcgCTGAAGTGACAGCAGTGTGTTGATAcggagtaataataataataataatccttatatttattatagcgctttatcaaagactctcaaagcgctttacatatacacattacacacacagatcatacatgtaatggtcatcggAGTGTATCCACAGTCACAGTGGGTCATGTCTGAAGAAGCATTGAACCGGGCTGCCACATGTGACACAGGACAAAGAAGAGACTCTTTCTttgcattatataaaaatagtgttgctacaaaagtagcTCACTAACAAGACGACTCCGATCTGAAGCTGCTGCATCGTGCAGTGACAGAGACGACGTGAAGCAAACCCTttctttgttgcattttagtggagtataaaaagaaatgccttcaaTAGGATGCAGCAGCAGCTTCTGAACCTGGACTGAGGACTATAATCAGTTTCagttgcattcttataccatgttgtacaataattataatgaatacgttcaaacaaactcaaacgtacagctgattaataacggtgtctaacttgagtttgtatcatatcaaaaacctgttgaaatgcttctgttattttcacTGTCCCCTAAAGCGCGCCGCAGCCTCCAGGAACGCTTCTTCACGACTTCACGTCTGAAAGCCTTCATGTGTTCCTCCAGAGCGAGACACGATACGATGCTCTGGAGCATCCTTGCTCTGGTTGCTGGTCTGGTGGAAAAGGACCGCTATGCATTCAGCTTTccttcaggcccctcccctttagctgtcctttcaggcccctcccctttagctgtcctctcaggcccctcccctttagctgtcctttcaggcccctcccctttagctgtcctctcaggcccctcccctttagctgtcctctcaggcccctcccctttagctgtcctctcaggcccctcccctttagctgtc harbors:
- the LOC117441859 gene encoding low-density lipoprotein receptor-related protein 12-like; the protein is MWALSAGCRLQAVLCLLCLSGCIAASQRNGNVYVSGISSACGEGAELLRGSSGVISSPGWPIRYQERLNCSWIIRGRPGETVTVSFQDFELQSSHRCSSDWLSVGSFRSLEGLKVCGSSLPPPFISTQDQVWIHFISNRDSDTGKGFRLSYVTGSVSAPGCDVDQFHCSNGKCVPDWWRCNSMDECGDNSDEELCLDSPLSFTPCGLHQFPCLSRYTRIYTCLPHSLRCDGTIDCQDLGDEIDCEVPSCGERLRNFYGSFSSPNYPDFYPPGSNCSWTIDTGDPRKVRPPPDSPHPVQPQPPHDSPHPVQPQPPHDSPHPVQPQPPHDSPHPVQPQPPPDSPHPVQPQPPHDSPHPVQPQPPHDSPHPVQPQPPHDSPHPVQPQPPHDSPHPPQPPHDSPHPVQPQPPHDSPHPVQPQPPHDSPHPVQPQPPHEAVSQGFSTFKTYESFPRNGR